A genomic window from Elaeis guineensis isolate ETL-2024a chromosome 3, EG11, whole genome shotgun sequence includes:
- the LOC105041245 gene encoding plastidic glucose transporter 4 isoform X1 encodes MMQAAAIAGKGSILAASELHIHHRRGLAGLGAFWGGSSGPNNVWIPKGGYCCGSLPFGSSLNPGGEMAPLRTGVEGIFRSRGKPRWVRVQASSGDLEDAPEKLQAKSSGTVLPYVGVACLGAILFGYHLGVVNGALEYLSRDLGITENAVLQGWVVSSLLAGATVGSFAGGALADKFGRTRTFQLDAIPLVVGAFLSATSQSVRTMLIGRLLAGIGIGISSAIVPLYISEISPTEIRGALGSVNQLFICIGILAALVAGLPLAGNPLWWRTMFGIAIVPSVLMALGMAISPESPRWLFQQGKLSQAETAIRKLFGKEKVAEVMKDLKAGGQGSTESDASWFDLFSKRYRTVVSVGAALFLFQQLAGINAVVYYSTSVFRSAGIASDVAASALVGASNVFGTAIASSLMDRQGRKSLLITSFTGMAASMLLLSLSFSWKVLAPYSRILAVLGTVLYVLSFSLGAGPVPALLLPEIFASRIRAKAVALSLGMHWISNFVIGLYFLSVVSKFGISRVYLGFAAVCSLAVLYISGNVVETKGRSLEEIERALTPAS; translated from the exons ATGATGCAAGCTGCTGCGATCGCTGGCAAAGGAAGCATTCTTGCTGCCTCTGAGCTCCACATTCATCACAGGAGAGGCTTGGCCGGTCTCGGTGCGTTCTGGGGAGGGAGTTCGGGACCGAATAATGTGTGGATCCCGAAGGGTGGATACTGCTGCGGAAGCTTGCCTTTCGGTTCTTCGCTGAATCCAGGAGGGGAGATGGCGCCGTTGAGGACAGGGGTGGAAGGGATCTTCAGGTCCAGAGGGAAACCTCGATGGGTCAGGGTCCAAGCTTCTTCTG GTGATCTGGAGGATGCTCCTGAAAAACTACAAGCAAAATCTTCTGGGACTGTCTTGCCATATGTTGGTGTTGCTTGCTTGGGGGCCATTTTGTTTGGATATCATCTTGG CGTGGTGAATGGAGCACTTGAATATCTATCCAGGGATCTTGGAATTACTGAAAATGCTGTACTACAAG GATGGGTGGTTAGCTCGTTACTTGCAGGTGCTACAGTTGGTTCTTTTGCTGGAGGAGCATTGGCTGACAAATTTGGTCGAACACGAACTTTCCAACTAGATGCAATTCCACTTGTAGTTGGTGCATTTCTCAG TGCTACATCCCAGAGTGTACGGACAATGCTAATTGGCAGGTTACTTGCTGGAATTGGAATTGGAATCTCTTCTGCCATTGTGCCACTATACATATCTGAG ATATCACCAACTGAAATTCGTGGAGCACTTGGATCTGTTAATCAACTTTTCATTTGCATTGGAATTCTCGCTGCTTTGGTGGCTGGATTGCCTTTGGCAGGAAATCCTTTATG GTGGAGGACAATGTTCGGTATTGCAATTGTTCCCTCTGTCCTGATGGCATTGGGGATGGCTATTTCTCCAGAAAGTCCTCGCTGGCTTTTTCAG CAAGGAAAACTTTCTCAAGCAGAGACAGCTATAAGGAAACTCTTTGGAAAGGAAAAAGTTGCTGAAGTTATGAAGGATCTAAAAGCAGGTGGCCAAGGTTCCACAGAATCTGATGCCAGTTGGTTTGATCTCTTCAGCAAACGCTACAGGACAG TTGTAAGTGTAGGGGCGGCATTATTCTTGTTTCAGCAGCTGGCTGGTATAAATGCTGTTGTATATTATTCTACATCTGTGTTCCGGAGTGCGGGAATTGCTTCTGATGTTGCAGCAAGTGCTCTTGTTGGGGCATCAAATGTCTTTG GTACTGCCATCGCATCTTCTTTGATGGACAGGCAAGGAAGGAAAAGCCTCCTAATCACAAGCTTCACTGGAATG GCTGCTTCAATGTTGCTCCTTTCATTatctttctcttggaaggttcTGGCACCTTATTCACGAATCCTTGCAGTGTTGGGCACAGTCCT ATATGTGCTGTCCTTTTCACTGGGTGCTGGCCCTGTACCAGCCCTTCTACTTCCTGAGATATTTGCTTCCAGAATCAGAGCCAAAGCAGTTGCACTATCTCTGGGCATGCACTGG ATTTCCAATTTTGTCATTGGACTTTACTTTTTGAGCGTCGTGAGCAAGTTTGGAATCAGCAGGGTCTACCTGGGATTCGCAGCAGTCTGCTCTCTTGCAGTTCTGTATATATCTGGCAATGTGGTGGAGACAAAGGGCCGATCACTGGAAGAAATTGAGCGTGCCCTCACCCCTGCAAGTTGA
- the LOC105041245 gene encoding plastidic glucose transporter 4 isoform X2 translates to MMQAAAIAGKGSILAASELHIHHRRGLAGLGAFWGGSSGPNNVWIPKGGYCCGSLPFGSSLNPGGEMAPLRTGVEGIFRSRGKPRWVRVQASSGDLEDAPEKLQAKSSGTVLPYVGVACLGAILFGYHLGVVNGALEYLSRDLGITENAVLQGWVVSSLLAGATVGSFAGGALADKFGRTRTFQLDAIPLVVGAFLSATSQSVRTMLIGRLLAGIGIGISSAIVPLYISEISPTEIRGALGSVNQLFICIGILAALVAGLPLAGNPLWWRTMFGIAIVPSVLMALGMAISPESPRWLFQQGKLSQAETAIRKLFGKEKVAEVMKDLKAGGQGSTESDASWFDLFSKRYRTVVSVGAALFLFQQLAGINAVVYYSTSVFRSAGIASDVAASALVGASNVFGTAIASSLMDRQGRKSLLITSFTGMAASMLLLSLSFSWKVLAPYSRILAVLGTVLYVLSFSLGAGPVPALLLPEIFASRIRAKAVALSLGMHWLRIGI, encoded by the exons ATGATGCAAGCTGCTGCGATCGCTGGCAAAGGAAGCATTCTTGCTGCCTCTGAGCTCCACATTCATCACAGGAGAGGCTTGGCCGGTCTCGGTGCGTTCTGGGGAGGGAGTTCGGGACCGAATAATGTGTGGATCCCGAAGGGTGGATACTGCTGCGGAAGCTTGCCTTTCGGTTCTTCGCTGAATCCAGGAGGGGAGATGGCGCCGTTGAGGACAGGGGTGGAAGGGATCTTCAGGTCCAGAGGGAAACCTCGATGGGTCAGGGTCCAAGCTTCTTCTG GTGATCTGGAGGATGCTCCTGAAAAACTACAAGCAAAATCTTCTGGGACTGTCTTGCCATATGTTGGTGTTGCTTGCTTGGGGGCCATTTTGTTTGGATATCATCTTGG CGTGGTGAATGGAGCACTTGAATATCTATCCAGGGATCTTGGAATTACTGAAAATGCTGTACTACAAG GATGGGTGGTTAGCTCGTTACTTGCAGGTGCTACAGTTGGTTCTTTTGCTGGAGGAGCATTGGCTGACAAATTTGGTCGAACACGAACTTTCCAACTAGATGCAATTCCACTTGTAGTTGGTGCATTTCTCAG TGCTACATCCCAGAGTGTACGGACAATGCTAATTGGCAGGTTACTTGCTGGAATTGGAATTGGAATCTCTTCTGCCATTGTGCCACTATACATATCTGAG ATATCACCAACTGAAATTCGTGGAGCACTTGGATCTGTTAATCAACTTTTCATTTGCATTGGAATTCTCGCTGCTTTGGTGGCTGGATTGCCTTTGGCAGGAAATCCTTTATG GTGGAGGACAATGTTCGGTATTGCAATTGTTCCCTCTGTCCTGATGGCATTGGGGATGGCTATTTCTCCAGAAAGTCCTCGCTGGCTTTTTCAG CAAGGAAAACTTTCTCAAGCAGAGACAGCTATAAGGAAACTCTTTGGAAAGGAAAAAGTTGCTGAAGTTATGAAGGATCTAAAAGCAGGTGGCCAAGGTTCCACAGAATCTGATGCCAGTTGGTTTGATCTCTTCAGCAAACGCTACAGGACAG TTGTAAGTGTAGGGGCGGCATTATTCTTGTTTCAGCAGCTGGCTGGTATAAATGCTGTTGTATATTATTCTACATCTGTGTTCCGGAGTGCGGGAATTGCTTCTGATGTTGCAGCAAGTGCTCTTGTTGGGGCATCAAATGTCTTTG GTACTGCCATCGCATCTTCTTTGATGGACAGGCAAGGAAGGAAAAGCCTCCTAATCACAAGCTTCACTGGAATG GCTGCTTCAATGTTGCTCCTTTCATTatctttctcttggaaggttcTGGCACCTTATTCACGAATCCTTGCAGTGTTGGGCACAGTCCT ATATGTGCTGTCCTTTTCACTGGGTGCTGGCCCTGTACCAGCCCTTCTACTTCCTGAGATATTTGCTTCCAGAATCAGAGCCAAAGCAGTTGCACTATCTCTGGGCATGCACTGG TTGCGAATAGGCATATAA